In Mustela lutreola isolate mMusLut2 chromosome 16, mMusLut2.pri, whole genome shotgun sequence, the genomic window AACTCTGCCcccttctttgtcttcctcagaGCACTATCAAGGTTTCTACCTGAATCTCTGTCTCCAAATTGCAATTCTAATTGCCCAAGCAAGAGTCCGTACGCTTTACTTGGCagtgaattctttcttggtcaacAAAATATACTCcaaatttttcctcttcttgtctGACAAGTATACATTCTGATTCTATTTATTGTATTTAAgctaaaattcacaaatatgtatgtAATACATTTGAGCTGTGAAAATTAGTAACGGGAAACTTCACTAAAATGGAGTCAGGAGGTTTCTGCAAGGGAAGTTCTCACTCCCACCCACTTGTAGTTAATTGCAGACCCAACAGGAAGAGATGGACTTGGTCTTACCTGAGCAGGACCTTGCCTATTGATACTACTCTACTAATCCtctaagggcctacttagccagattGGGTCCAtctcggttgaacagccattttgttgtttatgcagtaaaacttaaactaacCCTGCCTTCTCCCTGAGGAATTTACTTAGAaccaagtcccagaaaccagtgaAATGtggtcgaccagtccctgataagaGAGCCCAAATACAACggcgggtcaggtcaggtggagataacagagtcCGAATGCAGGGTTGAGTCGGGCCAGGTAAACAtccagtcagtggagcatgcatgCCATCTCCCTAGCTACCAcggagtgtgggccctgccttttgggcgccaaactagggcaccaattctgaccaaggtgataggctagttcaaatagcaactatggggtgaattgtaattcaattggccactcatgtgtgacctagcatgactgtgcagctttctctgtgtgttacaatttcattggccacctgtgtgtggccaggctcaaccacatggcctttgctctataaaagttattctgtgaggctgggagtcgctcgctctctctgtaagaggcggcccCAAATGGTTTGATTCTccatgcttggcgcaaaataaagctttgcttgaccttcgctttgtatcagtctcactcctttgatcacggaccctaacactCCAGCCATAGGAAGAAATGTtttcctcacctcccaccccagaCAATAGCTCAGCCCGTGCAAAACGACCACACTTTGAACTCTCTCTTTACTTCAATGGATGTGTAGTTCATAACAGCCTTCCCAAGTTCCCTTGCTTCTCCTTGAAAAATTCTGTccatgggtgcctgagtggctcagtgggttaagcctctgcctttggctcaggtcatgacctcggggtcctgggatggagccccacatcaggctctctgctcagcaggaagttggcttccccctctctctctctgtctctctgccttcttgtgatctctctctctctgtcaaaaaaaaaaaaatctttaaaaaaaaaattctgtctgtCCTTTGTTCCCCAGTCTTGCCTATGGTTTTGCTGCAGCCTGTTTGTCCTGGATTGCAattctctttttccaaataaacCCATTTCTTGCTAGTAAAATAACTGGCAGCCTCTATTTTTAAGGTAAACAGAGTTACAAATACATTTACTTCCCATTTAGAAATATAAGGGATTTAGAACTTTAAACAATTAGCCTTCTCTCAGTGGATGTTGTCTGAAGGAATGCTTGGGAATTCTGATGCTGAGaacaaaggtaaaagaaaaaaatagatttccttACAACTTAAAGCCCATTAACAAGTCTTTGAGATAGGCAGGTGACCTTCCTCTTGGAACTCAACTGccttgatgttaatactttgctgagggcaaaaggcaatcttagcttaATATTATCTTGACCTCCAAGATCCTGTAAGTCTAGTTTAGCATACAAAAATGCCAGgaatgtctggctggctcagttggtagagtgtgtgactcttgactttggggctctgagttcaagccccacttcgggagGTTGAATTTCCttagggaaagaaaatatttgtgctgccctaatacataaaaattcctttagaaatttcccTTATCTCTACCCCACCAAAGAtatatgttagcaatcatccttcaagcatatgacccacttgTATACATGGTCTTGTGACTAAGGTTTTGCTCtgcagtaataaatgaccttttcctaatgATATCTAGCCCTTCAAGGGTTTAGTTCGTCAAGGTCCTGGAaatcttgcttccaaattccttagagacttaggcTATGCATAACCCTCTCCCAACTTTAGATTACATAATCAGTTACCCCCTCATAAACCCAgtgctgctccttctgcccacAGGTTCTGTCTCCATACTTGAATTTTAACCATCTTTCTGCACCAATAACGTCTCAAGAATTTCTTCTCAACTTTTCACTCCAAACTCCAACATTTGCATATCAATTCCATCATTTTAATTCCATAGAGGGATATATTtgcatttacaaaataaatgatcatctattttgtaaaaaaaaaaaatgtacctctCTCACAATCTTGATTCCTTCTCTCATTGCAGACTTTTCATCTGGGATCACTCTTCCTTGATCTTAAAtattttgcttagaattttattttctgtgggtTTGTTTTCCATTACATTCCTCATTTGGGGCCTCATATAATAATAGTCTTAtgtcacaaattcttttttttttttttttagattttttatttatttgacagagaaagacacagagagagagggaacaagcagagggagtgggagagggagaagcaggcttcctgctgagcagagagcctgaggctccatcccaggatcctgggatcatgacctgagctgaaggcagacgcttaacgactggcACCTCTGTCACAACTTCTTAAGAGACATTTTTACTGTGTATAGAAATTTAATTTCGTGGCCACTTTTTTCTGCATAGAGACTGTTCTTACTGCCCTCCTGACTCCCAAACGACATTTGGTACATCGCCTTTCTTTCAGACATTTGTAACAtacctgatgagggagcaggaggctggctgaggacaaagcaaaagctggcgccttgcaccccctcttcacccgctcccctccatatgtgtagcattcctcaggcacccctgactgccataaaacgataaatagttaacttgcagggatcgcaatcctgcagaacaggaatctcccttgccccacaagatgtcctagagacctaaacagggaggttaccttatccatagcacaaatttccagaggcaaataactcttggttcctgaagccctaatgtccccctcccaccataaactggaggagactggagtagaaaggaatgtaaatgatagccagatcataatgccccaccaagaatcccccattatcttgatgttagtgcctgacctaaagacgacattgatcaagccataagggcaaagactctccccccccacccccccacccccgcaccttgtaggccctccctagcatgtgagaactctgtcaaaatctcccattccttcaccacctccccccaactgtggggtatataacatgcccaccttcacaacccggggcagcagctcttcctgcccacgggtcctgtccccgtgctttaataaaccaccattttgcaccaaggacgtcttaagaattctttcttcagtcgtcggctccgaacctcctcaccccacccaacctgacttaggttctgggacttcatcatacCTACAAGGAATTGAATACATCTCTATGTACAGAGTAAGAAATACTATTTTGTAAAAAGGGGCTGCACCCCTGTTCTACACAGTCACTGATTATACAGTCAGGAGGAATGACTTCTGAGGTGATCAGAGGCACAAACACTGCCCACGTGCTTGAGCGGCGCTTAATATCCCTCTTCATGTCCACCTGGTCGGGTGTCGAGTCTTTCCGGTTCCTCGCCCTCCACGCTGAGCTCACAAAACTAACTCCAGAGTTGCAGGCTACAAGAGTTTACTTGATGACAATATTTATTAGCTTCCACCTGTAAAAATCtgagagaaattaattttctggTGAGCAGTCTCTGCGCAGAGTCCTGAAATAATATCTCTAAGCATTTCTGTAATGTGTTACAGCTCGCCCTTATGGGAAATATGGGGACGGCTCCTTTAAGGGAAAGAGCAGCCCCGCCAGTCCTCCAGGAGACGCAATTTCTAGACTCCGCTAGCTACGGTGGCTCCAGAGGCGGCGCACACGCCTCTCTCCAGTGTGGTCGCGAAGGAAACCACATTACCCAGGATTCTCTGCGATGCTGGGCCAATGaagcctggggagaggggcatTTCCGTTGGTGCGGGAGATGTCAGGGAGAGACTTCCGTTCCCCTCTTGAGCAGAcatattgtttgtttttagattaacCTACCGGGTCAGTGTCCAGACAGCTGTCAGGCTTGAGTGACACGAGAAGGCAAACGCGAGAGGAGGCGTTGTCTCCCCTGAACAGAGGCGGACCTGAGGATCGGGTCCTTGCACCTGTCGACCGCTAATGACCCCCTCCCCTCCGCGCGCCTTCCCCGGTCCGCAGGTTCCGGTGGCCGCAGTCGCGCTGACCGACCCGACGCAGGTGGGTGCTGTGCCCTCGGGTTCTCGCGCGACCTCCGTTTCTAAACGCAGTCCCTCGAATGAGAGCCGCCTCAGGGCGCTGCCGCTTAGGCCCCTGTGTCTAGACAGCAGGGGCGCCCCTGGTTGGGCCCCATTTCTGATCGCCGGTGTGGCGGGGTGTGGAGGGACGTCGCGGACAGAGGGGCCAGCAGATGCAGAGGCTTGGAAGGCGACACAGACGGAGCATTCGGGAAACCTGGAGCCTTGGTGTGTGCAAGGATTAGAGTGTGAGGAGGACTTAGACCTGCGGTGTCAGCGGAGCAGCTCTAACGTCACTGTGAGCGTGCTGGGAGCTATAGAGGGTTCATCTGAaggcttttaaaagtatttcataGGCTGCTTGTGGAACGGACAGACAAGGTTAGGAAATGAGGCGGCCGGtgaggcacagaaagagagaCCTAGTCCGAGGTAACACAGCTGTCAGGTGGCCTGAAGACCTAGGCACAGAAGGTAGGCAGTTAGCCCGGGGTATTTGCGCCTGGTCAGCAGTAGGGGACAGGCATGAGCTCCTTCGTGCTTGCTTGTCTCTCACAGTCTCCCTCTTCCCACAGGTTCCGATGAACTCAGAAGTAATTATGGACCCTGTACAGGTGAGGGAAGGGTGTCTGTGCTCTCAGCCATctgacccccccacccacctggtCTCCAGGATTTGGGTATCATACAGCACTCTCTTATACTCTCTCAGGTCTTGAGTCTGAGGACCCTGGAGAGGTCTCCAGCCCAGGATTTTGAGCCCAGGCCAGGGGTTATATAGAAAGCTTCTCATTTTGGGTAACTGTTGGAATAAGATGTGGAGAGTTGTTCCAGGTACAGGAACTAACATGTGCATGTACTTGGAGGAGAGACTGAGAGGGAAGTTTTCAGGAAATAGCAGGTCTCACCCATGGGTGGTAGGAATCAGGAGCAGGTTGCCGGGAGTCAGGTCTAGACCAGCTGATAGCTAGGCCTCTGGGGGTATGGAGTGGAGGAGGTAGGTGGTCTGCTCCAGGTTTTAACAGGCACCCTGTTGATGCCAAGTGGAGAACAGACTGTGTGTGGTGAGGGTAGAAGGAGCTCTGGTGTACACAAGGAAACCGGGGAGGGGGTTGCTTCAACATTCCAGGTGAGTGGTAGGAAGGGATGGGCCGGAGGGGAGCTGTGTAGGTGGGAGAAGTgtgatcagatttttttttcatgtgtgagagagagaaccccaaggtTTTAGCCTATATTAGCTGGAAGGGTAGAAGCTCCGTCAGCAGAGATGGGCAAATCAGTGCTAGACATAACTCAGATTGGATATTAGGATTTTAAATTTGTTGCCTATGTGAAGAGTCTAAGATGTTCCAGAGAACACTAAGTGGAGGCATCAGGTGAGCTGCTGGACACAGGACTGGACTTCTGTGGAGGGGCTCATGATGGAGACATCCAAAAAGTAGCAGGTGGTGTGTAGGCAGGTTTAAGAGGAAGAATGTGCCATGCAGTGCAGTTAGTGAGCCAGGAAAGTGATGGTGGAGGCCAGTGACTGGGTGGGGGGCCAGAGTTGTGAGACAGAGTTGGATCCAGAATTTTGTGCACCTGAAAAGTAGTGTGAACTGATGGCTCCTGGGTCTTGGTTTTGGGGGCCTAAAGGAGAAAGGTGAGCCCAACTTTGGTTGTGGGGTAGCATGATTTTAGTAGCCCCAGGAGAACTGGTTgtcaggaggtgggggtgggggatggggagaacaGAGCAGTCCTGCAGGCTGGGCCCAGAGGTTAGATGGTGCCTCTCTGACCACATGCCTGTGGTTGCTATTGGCAGGCACCATAACAAAGGCATGGTTAGGAGAGTGCAGACACCATTGGCATCCATTCCCTATATTTCCTGAGTTGAGGAATTAGGTAGGAAGAAATGCAGGAGGGACATCTGTGGGGGCCTGGATGGGTGTCCTTGGGAGAGAAGCTACTCATGGACTTGGCTCTCCCCATTGTGGCAGGGACAGGTGAACTTTGAGGACGTGGCTGTGTACTTCTCCCAGGAGGAGTGGGGTCTCCTTGATGAGGCTCAGAGATGCCTGTACCGTgatgtgatgctggagaacttTGCACTTATGGCCTCGCTGAGTAAGTCCCTCACACCCACCCCAGCGTCCTATATTGGGCTCTGCTGCTCCCCTATCTCCCAAGGATAGTCTAGTCCTTCCTGTTAACAGAATTTGTTCTCTCCCTGCCGGGATGCCCTGTCCAGATCCATGTGCCCATGTCCCCCAGTTTCTGGCCCCTCCCTCTATCTAATGTCTGCAGCAGCCTGTCTGGGTCAGGAACTGCAGGACCAGAGTGGTCACTGCTGGCTGAGACCACTGAGATATTTGTGCAAGACCCTACTTTGAggtttattttataatacttGGTTTTCTTCTCTGAGTGGTGGGTTACCCAAATCAGTGCTGCCCATTTACCTGTCTCGTCTTCCCTTTAGGAGATGAATCTTCCATGTCCCATGGGGTTCCTTCCCTGGAGCTGGGCAGCAAGACCTGGATGTCTGACTGGGCAGATGTTATTCCAGCCAGGACTGGAGAAGCTCAGGGTGGGTGTGGCCCTGGGGAATGGGAATGGGGAAGGATGTAATGTTGGGACTGTGTTCCTGTCATTCCCTAACCTCTCTCCCACACTTTACTTTCCCATGTACACACTTGTCTTATGCTCTGACCTTTGGCCTCTGGCTGTTCCCCACCTCAGCTTCCATAGCTCACCTGTTCCTCTCCACTGCTTCCTCTGCAGTGCCCCTCAACATTGGCTTATACTCCGTGTGTCGTGAGATGTGCACATGCCCTAAACTGCCCTTAGATACCAGCTACTCAGTGGTAGCTCGTCAGTAGTCAAGCTGCACAGCTCTCACCTGTCCCCCCGTGGAATGTACTTCCTGGGTTGTTACCCCACAGACTGTACCCTTCCTCCTAGTCAAGgcctcttccattcctttttactttctttttttcccccttagactTTCCCATTCTGTGATCTTTAGATGCCAACTACTGCACGCAGCCCTTTACTCAGCTTGAGCTTGGGCCTCTTGTTCTGACGGCATTCCTGTGACCTTGATCTTACTTCGGTTAGACATGCATATGTAATAAGGCCACCCCTTCCATCAGTGTTAATTTGTACTTGTCCTGTACATTTGTCTGCTTTCAGGTTGTTGGCATGGAATGGATGACGAGGAGATAGCTTTTGAGCAGAACAGTTTTGTGGGAGTGTCACAGGTCAGGACTCCCAAGGCACGTCCTTCTACCCAGAAGGCCCACCTCTGTGAGACATGTGGCTTGGTCTTGAGAGACATTTTGCATGTGGCTGAGCCCCAGGGAACACACCCTGAGCAGAAATCATACATGTGTGGGGTATGTGGGAAACAATTCTGCTTCATTGCAAACCTTCACCACCAGAAGCAGCACAGTGGAGAGGAGCACTTCAGAGGGGGCAAGGGCAGCCCCTTGTTTGTGAGCAGCTCCCCTGTCGAACCACTGGAGATCCCTTGTACGACAGGGAAGAGTTATAAGGACTTCCCAACTAGCTCAAATATTTTCCAGCAGCATGCTCCTCATAGTCAATGGAAGCCAAACAGTAACACCAAATGTGTGGGTGCCTTTCACAGTGGACAAAGGCATTACGAGtgcaatgaatgtgggaaagccttcagccGCAAAGACTCACTTGTCCAGCACCAGAGAGTCCACACTGGAGAAAGGCCTTATGAGTGCAGCgaatgtgggaaaaccttcagCCGCAAACCCATACTTGCTCAGCACCAGAGAATCCACACTGGAGAAATGCCATATGAGTGTGGCATATGTGGGAAAGTTTTCAATCATAGCTCCAACCTTATTGTACACCAGAGAGTTCACACTGGAGCGAGGCCTTACaagtgcagtgaatgtgggaaagcgTATAGCCACAAATCCACACTTGTGCAGCATGAGAGTATCCATACTGGAGAAAGGCCTTATGAGTGCAGCGAATGTGGGAAGTACTTTGGTCACAAATACAGACTCATTAAACACTGGAGTGTTCATACTGGAGCAAGGCCCTACGAGTGCATTGCATGTGGGAAGTTCTTTAGCCAGAGCTCTGACCTTATTGCACACCAGAGAGTTCACAATGGTGAAAAGCCCTATGTGTGCACTGACTGTGGAAAAGCCTTTAGCCACAAACATGTACTTGTTCAACACCACagaattcacactggagaaaggccATATAAGTGCAGTgagtgtgggaaggccttcaggCAAAGAGCTTCCCTCATCCGACACTGGAaagttcacactggagaaaggccTTAGGATGGCAGGGAATACACCATTTCCTTGTTCCATTGGTGACTGTCAGCAAAGAGAAGCTCTGAGATTAATTAGCCTTCTTGAGTAGCCATCAGCCAGAAGTTGAACCTCATAACATTTAAACATCCACCCTGAGGAGATTGTTCTGAGTGCAACATATGTGGGAGCTTTCTGGTGCAGTGTTGCCCGTTGTAACCTGTCCAGAAGCCTTGCCAGAATTCTGTCACTGCCCGTGTctctggaaaaacagaaaacaaaaaaccagccaTGTATGGAATGGCAGAATCCCACATCGTGCACAAGTCACCCCAACATGTTCTAATAGGCagtcctctgctcctcctcccttccccagaggGAATCATCAGTACCTGGAGCCCATTAAAAAGCCACACTCCTTCCTGCCATCTCCACTACCAGTTGGTATAAGCATATACACGACCTAACTTTGGTCAGAAGGTGGCAAGCTTTGTTCTGCTGGCTGCTTGCAGAGAAGGTTTCTGTTTTTCATGGACTTCATTGGTCTCATTTTGCACTCACGATGGATTTGTGCAGTCTTCACGTCACCTACCTTAGGAGTTGTCTgtctcatgttttgtttttgcaacaAATGACTTACTTTTTCAACTATAGTTTTGGGGATTCTGTTCACTCTGCGTTGTATTGAAAACAGAATTGGATTCTGCCAGCGTGAAGGGAGGAAGAGCTTTTGTGAGAGTGCCAAATGTTGCGTCTCAGTGGTGTTAGCAGAATGGCAAGCAAGGAACATCTTTCATTTTAGCCTAACTTGCATTACTGCTCAAGGTCTCCTATGAAAGAATACTAATCTTGGTGGGCCTAATCTTTTGACCTATATGCCAAGATTTGTGATCATGGTCACCCTGAACACTGGGCAGTTGTGACAGCCTCTGGTGTATCTGGGGGCAGTATGAATTGTTTCCCTTGTCCCAGAGGGAGTTTCATAGTCCCATATTCTCTTGAGGAGAACTTGACCCCTGGGACCTGCCAGTGCCCCTGAAATCTATTATTTAATAAGCAGATGTCACTGTCTCCTAAAAAGACTTGGTAGAATCATAAATTGGCACAGGTACTGATTAATAGGGAGTTGGGAGCAAACTACAGGGAGTGTGACTCTAATAAACTTAAATCCACATGTTTCCATCACTATGGCTTTGGTACGAGGTTACAGAAATTCTCAGGATTCCCATATTTGTGTCTCTTATGGCTACAGTCACTGTCAGAGCAATCAGTTGAAGCATTTTCTGcaataaaatgcacatatttatAGTGTacagtttgataagttttgataCATGTTTGCACCTGTGAAGCCAAGTTTTCTGATGTGCCCCAcaatccctctgccccttacctaTTCCCAGGCAACCATTCATCTTGCTTTCTGTCACAGTagatttatttgaatttcccagaattttcttcaattagcaataattgtgcctcggataaacctcatcaGCTACAATattgccactgcgcaaagctccCAGAATTTTTTTATCTGTGGAAAAATTTCTATACACAGGTAACACTTTAATATGTACTCTTACGTATCTGGCTTTAACTTTGAATAATTATCTTGTGATCCATCAGTGTTAGGACCAATTCATTCCTTTGCATTTAtgctttttctctgattttagaGAAGTTCCAAATCAGGTGATCCAGGTGATCCAGTAGAGGGCTCACACAAAGACAGTTACAGTATCTGTTCAACCTTTTCCTGGACGTGATGTGTTAACTTTCCTGACTTACTCTGTGGGTGACACAGACTCATCCTGGTGTAAAGTGGAAGGGGATTCCAGAACAGGGATAATACAAGAAGGTAGGGGTTTCTAAGAGAATGTCTTGGATAGTGGCTACCACAatcataagcttttttttttcttttgcatttttaatcttTCAATGATGAATTACATGGACTAATTTTAAAGACTTAAACCAGTCTTACATTTCTAAGATGAGCCCcgcttggtcatgatgtattctttttatgtattttatttatttgccttttttaaaaaatatttttgcatctgtgttgaTGAGAGATttggtttctaatttttcttaatgCCTGAGTTTAATTGGTATCACCATAATGCTGGCTTTATACATCATGTTGGTTAAGTAtctcctgatttttaattttttaatttcagtttctgAAGAATTGGTGTTGTTTCTTCcttgttttgtagaattcaccaatTCACCACGTCCAAGTGAAATAATTGGACATGGAGTTTATCTTATGGGAAGATTCGtaattacaaatttaattttcatagtGGATCTAGATCTATAGAAGTTATCTTTTTTCCCGTGGAGTGAGCATTGGTGGTTTGTGTCATTCAAGgagttcattttatttaagtaatcaaaCTTTTCAAACCATTATTATTTTAGTGTCTACAGTCTTTACTGATGCCACCTGTAATTCCtgtgttaaccttaaaaataaaactgccagttattttaccagccaAAAAATGGCTTTTTTCAGGAATAGCTGAGATTACAATCTAGGACAAGTGAATTTTagcaaaaccataggcaagtccaGAGAACAGAGGTGAAGAACGCTTTTTtatagaggaaaggaggaagttgGGAAGGGCTGTGATAAACTAAAAGTCCACTGACCTAAACTGGGGCTTGTAACTACAGTTTGTTATTACTGAGCTGTCACTGTCTCTAATTCGTTGGATGTTGCCAGGAGAGGAAGAAATCTCTCCTCCTGCTAGGATAATAAAGTAGTACTGGCTTGCAAGGTCCACCTCTTCCTGTCGAGTCTGCAGTAGGCAGCTAGTGCCACGCATGAGAGCACCCCCTGCTGGCCGCCTGACCTCATTctaaatgaggtttccttttattaatgtgcccATTTCCCCGTTTTGATTAAGATCTTTCTTTGAAAGCATTGCCAATCAGTAGTCAGAATCTTTATGCTTACTGGTTTTGTCCCTCAGTACCAGGAAGGTTGTCATGTCCTACGTAGGAAGGAAAGTGTTGCAAGTAGAAACCAGTTAAGGCCACATTTGAGGAATAAGGAAGGTCGGGAGGGAGAAATTCAGAGTCTTGAAGCATCAGCCAGCATCACCTTATTGGGTgatcatttaaaaagattaaaaaaaaaaaaagaaacctcaatgGCTACAGTCAAAAGTAACAATTTCAAATTGTATgatggttctttttattttatttattcatttatttgtcagagagagagcgcacgcaccagcagagggagcagagggagaagcaggctccccgctgagcaaggaacctgatgcagtaCTAGATCCCAGGtcactggggtcatgacttgagcccaaagcagatgcttaaccaactgagccacccaggcatccctgtatgaTGGTTCTAAACAAGGACCCTAGGTCTTaaagtgaaatgaaatgtttATTGGCACTTATTCCAACTTAGGGGAGAAAAGTTCTCCCTATGAAATCAAACTTGGAGTGATGTATTCCTCTTGAAAATGTTTGCTTAAAGTGACCATGAAAACAGACTACCGAATACCACTAGAGCACAGGGGAAGAGTGAACCACGTGTGCTTGGAAAGATAGAGTGTGGGTATGAACATGGAGCAACAGCCGATGAACTGTTTGCAAAACAACAGAACTTCAAAGATATCTTAAAACCATACcgttaccaaaacaaaacaaaataccataccATTACCTCAAAAAACTTagagggcgcctgg contains:
- the ZNF772 gene encoding zinc finger protein 772 isoform X4, which codes for MTPSPPRAFPGPQVPVAAVALTDPTQVNFEDVAVYFSQEEWGLLDEAQRCLYRDVMLENFALMASLRDESSMSHGVPSLELGSKTWMSDWADVIPARTGEAQGCWHGMDDEEIAFEQNSFVGVSQVRTPKARPSTQKAHLCETCGLVLRDILHVAEPQGTHPEQKSYMCGVCGKQFCFIANLHHQKQHSGEEHFRGGKGSPLFVSSSPVEPLEIPCTTGKSYKDFPTSSNIFQQHAPHSQWKPNSNTKCVGAFHSGQRHYECNECGKAFSRKDSLVQHQRVHTGERPYECSECGKTFSRKPILAQHQRIHTGEMPYECGICGKVFNHSSNLIVHQRVHTGARPYKCSECGKAYSHKSTLVQHESIHTGERPYECSECGKYFGHKYRLIKHWSVHTGARPYECIACGKFFSQSSDLIAHQRVHNGEKPYVCTDCGKAFSHKHVLVQHHRIHTGERPYKCSECGKAFRQRASLIRHWKVHTGERP
- the ZNF772 gene encoding zinc finger protein 772 isoform X3, translating into MTPSPPRAFPGPQVPVAAVALTDPTQGQVNFEDVAVYFSQEEWGLLDEAQRCLYRDVMLENFALMASLRDESSMSHGVPSLELGSKTWMSDWADVIPARTGEAQGCWHGMDDEEIAFEQNSFVGVSQVRTPKARPSTQKAHLCETCGLVLRDILHVAEPQGTHPEQKSYMCGVCGKQFCFIANLHHQKQHSGEEHFRGGKGSPLFVSSSPVEPLEIPCTTGKSYKDFPTSSNIFQQHAPHSQWKPNSNTKCVGAFHSGQRHYECNECGKAFSRKDSLVQHQRVHTGERPYECSECGKTFSRKPILAQHQRIHTGEMPYECGICGKVFNHSSNLIVHQRVHTGARPYKCSECGKAYSHKSTLVQHESIHTGERPYECSECGKYFGHKYRLIKHWSVHTGARPYECIACGKFFSQSSDLIAHQRVHNGEKPYVCTDCGKAFSHKHVLVQHHRIHTGERPYKCSECGKAFRQRASLIRHWKVHTGERP
- the ZNF772 gene encoding zinc finger protein 772 isoform X5 is translated as MSHGVPSLELGSKTWMSDWADVIPARTGEAQGCWHGMDDEEIAFEQNSFVGVSQVRTPKARPSTQKAHLCETCGLVLRDILHVAEPQGTHPEQKSYMCGVCGKQFCFIANLHHQKQHSGEEHFRGGKGSPLFVSSSPVEPLEIPCTTGKSYKDFPTSSNIFQQHAPHSQWKPNSNTKCVGAFHSGQRHYECNECGKAFSRKDSLVQHQRVHTGERPYECSECGKTFSRKPILAQHQRIHTGEMPYECGICGKVFNHSSNLIVHQRVHTGARPYKCSECGKAYSHKSTLVQHESIHTGERPYECSECGKYFGHKYRLIKHWSVHTGARPYECIACGKFFSQSSDLIAHQRVHNGEKPYVCTDCGKAFSHKHVLVQHHRIHTGERPYKCSECGKAFRQRASLIRHWKVHTGERP
- the ZNF772 gene encoding zinc finger protein 772 isoform X1; this translates as MTPSPPRAFPGPQVPVAAVALTDPTQVPMNSEVIMDPVQGQVNFEDVAVYFSQEEWGLLDEAQRCLYRDVMLENFALMASLRDESSMSHGVPSLELGSKTWMSDWADVIPARTGEAQGCWHGMDDEEIAFEQNSFVGVSQVRTPKARPSTQKAHLCETCGLVLRDILHVAEPQGTHPEQKSYMCGVCGKQFCFIANLHHQKQHSGEEHFRGGKGSPLFVSSSPVEPLEIPCTTGKSYKDFPTSSNIFQQHAPHSQWKPNSNTKCVGAFHSGQRHYECNECGKAFSRKDSLVQHQRVHTGERPYECSECGKTFSRKPILAQHQRIHTGEMPYECGICGKVFNHSSNLIVHQRVHTGARPYKCSECGKAYSHKSTLVQHESIHTGERPYECSECGKYFGHKYRLIKHWSVHTGARPYECIACGKFFSQSSDLIAHQRVHNGEKPYVCTDCGKAFSHKHVLVQHHRIHTGERPYKCSECGKAFRQRASLIRHWKVHTGERP
- the ZNF772 gene encoding zinc finger protein 772 isoform X2, coding for MTPSPPRAFPGPQVPVAAVALTDPTQVPMNSEVIMDPVQVNFEDVAVYFSQEEWGLLDEAQRCLYRDVMLENFALMASLRDESSMSHGVPSLELGSKTWMSDWADVIPARTGEAQGCWHGMDDEEIAFEQNSFVGVSQVRTPKARPSTQKAHLCETCGLVLRDILHVAEPQGTHPEQKSYMCGVCGKQFCFIANLHHQKQHSGEEHFRGGKGSPLFVSSSPVEPLEIPCTTGKSYKDFPTSSNIFQQHAPHSQWKPNSNTKCVGAFHSGQRHYECNECGKAFSRKDSLVQHQRVHTGERPYECSECGKTFSRKPILAQHQRIHTGEMPYECGICGKVFNHSSNLIVHQRVHTGARPYKCSECGKAYSHKSTLVQHESIHTGERPYECSECGKYFGHKYRLIKHWSVHTGARPYECIACGKFFSQSSDLIAHQRVHNGEKPYVCTDCGKAFSHKHVLVQHHRIHTGERPYKCSECGKAFRQRASLIRHWKVHTGERP